A genomic segment from Gracilimonas sediminicola encodes:
- a CDS encoding type II toxin-antitoxin system RelE/ParE family toxin translates to MDYDFEILWSEKALNDLDRILEYLETQWTLTEVQNFKKILFQRIGLIGKYPKLFRPSKIKPYLRRSVLSKQTSIYYQVDKHKPRITIVRLFDNRMDIRKL, encoded by the coding sequence ATGGACTATGATTTTGAAATCTTATGGTCTGAAAAGGCATTAAATGATCTTGACAGAATTTTAGAATATCTCGAGACACAATGGACATTGACGGAAGTTCAAAATTTCAAGAAAATCCTTTTCCAAAGAATTGGCTTGATTGGTAAATACCCTAAATTATTTCGCCCCTCAAAAATCAAACCTTATCTTCGTAGATCAGTCCTCTCCAAGCAAACCTCTATTTATTATCAAGTTGATAAGCATAAACCTCGAATCACAATTGTCCGGCTCTTTGATAATCGGATGGATATAAGAAAACTATAA
- a CDS encoding SulP family inorganic anion transporter, translating into MKKYLDLFGLNDKIDYKTEILAGITVSMALIPEAVAFAMIAGLSPLTGLYAAFMMGLVTSIIGGRPGMISGATGAIAVVLVALAQSHGVEYIFGAVILAGIIQIAAGALKLGKLMRLVPHPVIFGFVNGLAVIIFMSQLAQFKTPSGEWMTGQSMYVLLGLVALTMLIIWGLPKLTKAVPASLVAILTVFGVVVVLGIETRTVGDIASISGGFPPFHIPEIPFTWEAFMVILPYSAIIAGVGLIESLLTLNIIDEITETRGSGNQEAIAQGSANILSGLFSGMGGCAMIGQSLINVSSGARTRISGIVASLMLLVFIMFGAPVIELMPMAALTGLMIMVAIGTFEWASFRTFNRMPASDIFVMVTVTLVTAVLHNLALAVIVGVIIAALVFAWDNAKRIRARKHIDEDGIKHYEIYGPLFFGSVTVFNSKFDVLNDPDEVIIDFEESRVVDMSAIEALNKITERYNKVGKTVHLKHLSKDCRKLLQDADAIIDVNVMEDPTYKLAIDKI; encoded by the coding sequence ATGAAGAAGTATTTAGACCTGTTCGGTCTCAACGATAAAATAGACTATAAGACTGAAATTTTAGCGGGTATCACCGTGTCTATGGCACTGATTCCCGAAGCAGTGGCATTCGCGATGATTGCCGGCCTTTCTCCTTTAACGGGCTTGTACGCTGCCTTTATGATGGGATTGGTAACCTCCATTATTGGTGGCCGGCCGGGAATGATTTCCGGAGCAACCGGAGCTATTGCCGTGGTATTGGTTGCCCTGGCTCAATCACATGGAGTGGAATACATATTCGGAGCCGTGATTTTGGCAGGGATCATTCAGATAGCTGCCGGAGCATTGAAGCTCGGTAAACTGATGCGACTTGTCCCACACCCCGTCATCTTTGGGTTTGTAAACGGACTGGCGGTTATCATTTTCATGTCGCAGCTGGCTCAATTTAAAACACCTTCAGGGGAATGGATGACCGGACAAAGCATGTATGTGTTATTAGGTCTGGTTGCTTTAACCATGCTCATTATCTGGGGGTTGCCGAAATTAACCAAAGCGGTGCCTGCATCTCTTGTTGCCATTTTAACGGTTTTCGGAGTGGTGGTAGTTCTCGGAATCGAAACCCGGACCGTGGGCGATATTGCATCCATTTCGGGCGGATTTCCTCCGTTTCATATTCCTGAAATTCCATTTACCTGGGAGGCCTTTATGGTGATTCTGCCTTATTCAGCTATTATTGCTGGGGTTGGCTTAATTGAAAGTTTACTAACACTGAACATTATTGATGAAATCACCGAAACCCGCGGAAGCGGAAATCAGGAAGCCATTGCCCAGGGATCTGCAAATATTTTGTCCGGTTTATTTTCAGGAATGGGCGGTTGCGCTATGATCGGCCAGAGCTTGATTAACGTGTCTTCCGGAGCCCGAACCCGAATCTCGGGTATTGTTGCATCGCTGATGCTGCTTGTTTTTATCATGTTTGGAGCGCCGGTAATTGAGTTGATGCCTATGGCAGCTCTCACCGGACTGATGATTATGGTTGCTATCGGTACTTTTGAATGGGCAAGTTTCCGGACCTTCAACCGGATGCCGGCTTCCGATATATTTGTGATGGTAACGGTGACGTTAGTAACAGCAGTTCTGCATAACCTGGCGCTGGCCGTTATTGTTGGGGTGATTATCGCCGCTCTCGTTTTTGCCTGGGATAATGCCAAGCGAATTCGTGCCCGCAAGCATATCGACGAAGACGGCATTAAGCATTACGAAATTTACGGCCCGCTTTTCTTTGGTTCCGTAACCGTTTTCAATTCAAAGTTTGATGTGCTGAACGACCCGGACGAAGTGATCATCGATTTTGAGGAAAGCCGGGTGGTAGATATGTCAGCTATTGAGGCATTGAATAAAATCACCGAACGGTATAACAAAGTTGGGAAGACCGTTCACCTGAAACACCTGAGCAAAGACTGTCGAAAACTCCTTCAGGATGCGGATGCCATCATTGACGTGAATGTGATGGAAGACCCCACCTACAAGCTGGCGATTGATAAGATATAA
- a CDS encoding FmdB family zinc ribbon protein, producing MPTYEYKREDGTTFEIIQKMSEPALENCPTTGQKVKRIISGGGGVVYKGDGWYVTDYKNGGKKSTSTPPAESSDKDNGAPETKAEAPKAKADKETKS from the coding sequence ATGCCTACATACGAGTACAAAAGAGAAGACGGAACTACTTTTGAAATCATCCAAAAGATGAGTGAACCTGCTTTGGAAAACTGCCCTACAACCGGACAAAAAGTGAAGCGCATTATTTCCGGTGGCGGAGGCGTGGTTTACAAAGGTGATGGCTGGTATGTAACCGATTACAAGAACGGAGGTAAGAAATCAACCTCAACTCCTCCCGCCGAAAGTTCAGATAAAGATAATGGGGCTCCGGAAACCAAAGCTGAAGCACCGAAGGCTAAAGCCGACAAAGAAACCAAATCGTAA
- a CDS encoding GbsR/MarR family transcriptional regulator: MEHSKAYQEALDQFVLLWGEMASAWGINKTMSQIHALLYAESHPLDTDSIMDTLDISRGNANMNLRRLLDWELIHKKSFPGDRKDYYSAETDVWKIVSTIIRERQQREIAPIRENLEKCIETLESGGLNDEESKEFKVRIENYMEFLEMFERFTGALLPYINKKNLKFLKQLVKLVEVKESLTGKKDTDD, translated from the coding sequence ATGGAGCACAGCAAAGCATATCAGGAAGCGTTAGACCAATTTGTCCTACTCTGGGGTGAAATGGCATCGGCATGGGGCATCAATAAAACCATGTCTCAGATTCACGCATTGCTGTATGCGGAATCTCATCCGCTGGATACTGACTCCATCATGGATACGCTCGATATCAGCCGCGGAAATGCCAACATGAATCTCCGTCGGTTGCTGGATTGGGAGCTCATCCATAAAAAGAGCTTTCCCGGGGATCGCAAAGATTATTACTCCGCCGAAACCGATGTCTGGAAAATTGTTTCCACCATTATCCGGGAGCGGCAACAACGCGAAATAGCGCCTATCCGTGAAAACCTGGAAAAGTGTATTGAAACACTGGAGTCAGGCGGACTTAATGATGAGGAAAGCAAAGAGTTCAAAGTCCGCATTGAGAACTACATGGAGTTCCTTGAGATGTTTGAGCGTTTTACCGGAGCCCTTCTCCCCTATATCAACAAAAAGAATTTAAAATTCCTGAAGCAGCTCGTTAAACTTGTAGAAGTAAAAGAATCGCTGACCGGAAAAAAGGACACTGATGACTAA
- a CDS encoding YraN family protein: MTKKSHREIGNDGEDLACAYLESKGWRILERNYFFEHSEVDIVAYDDTAIVFVEVKYRTNTKFGQPFEHVTEEKVQHIFKAAEAWMYERKMEGSPMRFDIVGIVQKKNEAPEFNHIEDAFR; this comes from the coding sequence ATGACTAAGAAGTCGCACCGAGAAATTGGAAACGATGGGGAAGATCTCGCCTGTGCTTACCTTGAATCCAAAGGATGGAGAATTTTAGAGCGGAACTATTTTTTTGAACACTCTGAAGTGGATATCGTGGCGTATGATGACACCGCTATCGTATTCGTTGAAGTTAAGTACCGTACTAATACAAAATTCGGTCAGCCTTTTGAGCACGTAACCGAAGAGAAAGTTCAGCATATCTTCAAAGCTGCCGAGGCCTGGATGTACGAACGAAAAATGGAGGGGTCTCCGATGCGATTTGATATCGTCGGGATTGTGCAGAAAAAGAATGAGGCTCCGGAATTCAATCATATTGAGGATGCGTTTAGGTAG
- the polX gene encoding DNA polymerase/3'-5' exonuclease PolX, with product MPYTNQDIAAKLREVSQLMQLAGENRFKVIAFDKAAQTIEGLGDDINEYIKEKNLTDIKGIGKSIAEDIYALEETGEMPVLEAFKEKVPEGLIDWLGISGLGPKNAYKIHKELGISTIDELKEKIEDGSVASLSGLGQKSAEKIKKSIEWMEKFDERCRLDQAQEIASTIFDSLKDQEGVQQIEVAGSYRRGLETIGDIDILIAADEKHINPLFDVFTNHERVTEVLGKGDTKSSVRTKEGRQVDLRIVKPEEFPAALMYFTGSKEHNVVLRQRARDRGMSLNEYGLFKLNDNGDTNFDAPVEFSSESDIYEKLDMHFVPPELREDRGEFDIYEEQQDFDLVSDEDIRGVIHAHSTWSDGKYSIKEMAEACMERGYEYLGLTDHSKTAAYAGGLSVDEIKQQWEEIDQLNEEFSDAGKSFVIFKGIESDILADGSLDYEDDILEGFDFVIASVHQSLEMSRDKMMERMRNAIKNPYTRILGHPTGRLLLKRNGSDLDLNELVALAAEHNTAIEINANPRRLDLDWRFGNKAMEVGLMTSINPDAHSTDGIDDIPYGVRIARKGKYGKGRVLNAKSAEEVRSFFEAR from the coding sequence ATGCCCTACACCAATCAGGATATCGCCGCCAAACTCCGTGAAGTTTCCCAACTTATGCAGCTCGCGGGTGAGAACCGATTCAAAGTTATAGCCTTTGATAAAGCCGCCCAGACGATTGAGGGACTTGGGGATGACATCAACGAGTACATCAAAGAAAAAAACCTGACGGATATAAAAGGGATTGGTAAATCCATTGCTGAAGACATTTATGCGCTGGAAGAAACCGGTGAAATGCCCGTGCTGGAAGCGTTCAAAGAAAAAGTACCGGAAGGTTTGATCGATTGGCTGGGTATTTCTGGACTCGGCCCCAAGAACGCTTATAAAATCCATAAAGAACTGGGTATCAGTACTATTGATGAGCTGAAGGAAAAGATTGAAGACGGCTCTGTGGCATCGCTTTCAGGATTGGGGCAGAAATCGGCGGAGAAAATAAAGAAATCCATTGAATGGATGGAGAAGTTTGATGAACGCTGCCGTCTGGATCAAGCCCAAGAAATCGCCAGTACCATTTTTGACAGCCTGAAAGATCAGGAAGGGGTTCAGCAGATTGAAGTTGCCGGCTCCTACCGTCGCGGACTGGAAACCATTGGCGACATCGACATATTGATTGCCGCTGACGAAAAACACATTAACCCGTTGTTCGATGTTTTCACCAATCACGAACGCGTGACGGAAGTACTTGGTAAAGGAGACACCAAGAGCTCGGTTAGAACCAAAGAAGGCCGCCAGGTGGATTTACGCATCGTAAAGCCTGAGGAATTCCCGGCCGCCCTTATGTATTTCACCGGAAGTAAAGAACACAATGTGGTTTTAAGGCAGCGTGCCCGCGATCGTGGAATGAGCCTAAATGAATATGGATTGTTTAAGCTGAACGACAACGGTGACACCAACTTTGATGCTCCGGTTGAATTTTCGAGTGAGTCGGATATTTACGAGAAACTGGATATGCACTTTGTGCCGCCTGAGCTTCGCGAAGACCGTGGTGAGTTCGACATCTACGAAGAACAGCAGGATTTTGACCTCGTTTCTGATGAAGATATTCGGGGTGTTATTCATGCTCACAGCACCTGGAGTGATGGAAAGTACTCCATCAAAGAAATGGCCGAAGCCTGTATGGAACGGGGATATGAATATCTTGGGCTTACCGATCATTCCAAAACGGCGGCTTATGCAGGCGGACTTTCAGTAGATGAAATTAAACAGCAGTGGGAAGAAATTGATCAGCTGAACGAGGAATTCAGCGATGCCGGCAAAAGTTTTGTGATTTTTAAAGGCATTGAATCCGATATTCTGGCCGATGGTTCTTTAGATTATGAGGATGATATTCTGGAAGGTTTTGATTTCGTCATCGCCAGTGTGCACCAATCACTGGAAATGTCCCGGGATAAAATGATGGAACGGATGCGGAATGCTATCAAAAATCCATATACCAGAATTCTGGGTCACCCAACAGGCCGGCTGCTCCTGAAAAGAAACGGCAGCGATTTAGACCTTAACGAACTGGTTGCCCTGGCAGCCGAACATAATACAGCGATTGAAATCAATGCCAATCCGCGCCGGCTCGACCTTGACTGGAGATTTGGCAACAAAGCTATGGAAGTCGGGCTCATGACTTCCATCAACCCTGATGCTCACTCCACCGATGGCATTGACGATATTCCATACGGTGTGCGTATTGCCCGAAAAGGAAAGTATGGGAAAGGCCGTGTACTGAATGCGAAAAGTGCGGAAGAGGTAAGGTCCTTTTTTGAGGCAAGATAA
- a CDS encoding PIN domain-containing protein, with protein sequence MIGADTNIVVRYLTADIADQAQKVRAFLLSGGRLYINEAVLTELYWVLTNVYDYPKNKFIKAIDQLMNTEGFEFFDVSVLQAAIADYIDSSAGFNDCLIQQINKHNGHKTLTFDKKASKLKEMKLLA encoded by the coding sequence ATGATTGGCGCTGATACAAATATAGTGGTTCGCTATCTGACCGCAGATATTGCTGATCAAGCTCAAAAAGTAAGGGCATTTCTTTTAAGCGGAGGAAGGTTGTATATAAACGAAGCGGTACTTACAGAGCTTTATTGGGTGCTTACAAATGTATATGACTACCCTAAAAACAAATTTATAAAGGCAATTGATCAGCTGATGAACACAGAAGGATTTGAGTTTTTTGATGTCTCAGTACTCCAGGCAGCGATTGCAGATTATATAGACTCTTCCGCAGGATTCAACGATTGTTTGATACAACAAATTAACAAACATAATGGGCACAAAACCCTGACTTTCGATAAAAAAGCTTCCAAACTCAAAGAGATGAAATTATTAGCATAA
- a CDS encoding AbrB/MazE/SpoVT family DNA-binding domain-containing protein, with the protein MPTATITSKGQVTIPKKIRDELGLKPGDKVNFEVDKQGNLNVSKKKYSIDDTYGMLHRENQKSYTVEEMDEKLTEYFKKKYKAR; encoded by the coding sequence ATGCCTACAGCAACCATCACATCCAAAGGTCAGGTAACCATCCCCAAAAAAATCCGGGACGAACTGGGATTAAAGCCCGGTGATAAAGTCAATTTTGAGGTTGATAAACAAGGGAACTTAAATGTTTCTAAAAAGAAATACTCCATTGACGATACATATGGCATGTTGCATCGGGAGAATCAAAAGTCCTATACAGTTGAAGAGATGGACGAAAAATTAACAGAGTATTTTAAGAAAAAATATAAAGCCCGATGA
- a CDS encoding flavin reductase family protein yields the protein MIIEKPQFSEHQIAKLVKASVVPRPIAWISSVGKSGIPNLAPYSYFNVISHNPIMFITSIGRGANVGKDGDKDTLANIKDSGDYVINLVSARLVNHMHKSSTIYPKEISEFEKTGLTPIKSILVTAPRVEEAVISMECRLDRVMELGDFNQVIGELVCYHIQDDVYMENDKVDYAKYDPIGRMAANYTYVRDLFFPEEI from the coding sequence GTGATTATAGAAAAGCCTCAGTTTTCTGAACATCAGATTGCCAAACTTGTAAAGGCATCGGTGGTGCCCCGGCCTATTGCATGGATTTCATCGGTTGGCAAAAGCGGGATTCCAAATTTAGCTCCTTACAGTTATTTCAATGTGATTTCCCATAACCCTATCATGTTTATCACCTCCATAGGCCGGGGAGCGAATGTGGGGAAAGATGGCGACAAAGATACCCTGGCGAACATCAAGGACAGCGGTGATTATGTCATCAACCTGGTTTCGGCCCGGCTGGTTAATCACATGCACAAAAGCAGCACCATTTATCCTAAAGAAATCAGTGAGTTTGAGAAGACAGGCCTCACCCCAATAAAAAGCATTCTCGTTACTGCTCCGAGAGTTGAAGAAGCCGTTATCAGTATGGAATGCAGGTTAGACCGTGTGATGGAGCTGGGTGATTTCAATCAGGTGATCGGGGAACTGGTTTGCTATCACATTCAGGATGATGTGTATATGGAAAATGACAAGGTAGATTACGCCAAGTACGATCCGATCGGAAGAATGGCGGCTAATTATACCTATGTGAGAGATCTCTTCTTTCCCGAAGAAATTTAG
- a CDS encoding toxin-antitoxin system YwqK family antitoxin, with protein MKAQSPVISFFAALICLLIVGACSDQEVKEEHYFLDGYDHLEFRDSTGLPVPPNQYIVSTQVNGVRMYDIRDTTLILFNTRAKEPYRGYIRTFDSRDYNLQGEFENGEMFRLRYWYASRRLGMDADYRKNTGSIWDKLGRLAISWNADELYFIDPATQKITQIRTDTMTSYYNKSGELTSYTVRTDTSFVQYYADGQPRFKFPYSEVGPRSGQVRRWHPNGQVQVTGQYKDGEQSGVWIEYDSLGNEIKRESYD; from the coding sequence TTGAAAGCACAAAGCCCGGTAATATCGTTTTTCGCTGCACTTATATGCTTGCTTATTGTCGGCGCTTGTTCGGATCAAGAGGTTAAGGAAGAGCATTATTTTCTGGATGGGTATGATCATCTGGAATTCCGGGATTCAACCGGGCTGCCGGTTCCTCCCAATCAATACATAGTCTCTACCCAGGTAAATGGGGTGCGGATGTATGACATCAGAGATACCACCCTTATTCTGTTTAATACCCGGGCGAAAGAGCCATACAGAGGATATATCAGAACCTTTGACAGCAGGGACTATAACCTGCAGGGTGAATTTGAAAACGGGGAAATGTTTCGGCTGCGGTATTGGTACGCCAGCCGAAGGTTGGGAATGGATGCCGATTATCGGAAAAACACCGGGAGCATTTGGGATAAACTGGGTCGGTTGGCTATAAGCTGGAATGCCGATGAGTTATATTTTATAGACCCGGCCACGCAGAAAATCACTCAAATTCGAACCGACACCATGACCAGCTATTACAACAAATCCGGGGAGCTGACAAGCTATACGGTTCGTACCGATACCTCATTTGTTCAGTATTATGCCGACGGCCAGCCGCGCTTTAAATTTCCTTATTCCGAAGTGGGTCCGCGCAGCGGACAAGTCAGGAGATGGCACCCCAATGGCCAGGTTCAGGTAACCGGACAGTACAAGGATGGGGAGCAATCCGGGGTTTGGATTGAATATGACAGTTTGGGGAATGAGATTAAGAGGGAGAGCTACGACTAA
- a CDS encoding AI-2E family transporter — MPHHRIKSTEKYPFWFKTTVTLIGLYLLFLIMSYGKFILMPLAFSAFFAMLLSPIVKLFERWKLGRAFSIILTLLVVLVVLGGILSLISAQFVQFAERIPEVTEKLKTVSNNAIQYLEETAGISQEEQSEYLQQGINNLIDQSGNYVSSIVSATTNIFTVMTLMPIFIFFMLYYQEMYQTFFQKLFVSRKGDYSNVDNLLGRVQNVTQNYLVGMLSVIGILAILNTTGLFIIGLEHALFFGVFASLLAIIPYIGIIIGALPPLLFALLLTDSLITPVLVVAVFGTVQFLEGNFITPRIVGSKVSINPFVAMIALIIGGELWGISGMILFVPLIGILKVIFDQIPEMKPYGYLLGNSVNYED, encoded by the coding sequence ATGCCACATCATCGAATAAAATCTACAGAAAAATATCCATTCTGGTTTAAGACTACCGTTACATTAATTGGCCTGTACTTACTGTTTCTGATAATGAGCTATGGCAAGTTTATCCTGATGCCGCTTGCTTTTTCGGCATTTTTCGCGATGCTTTTGAGTCCTATAGTAAAACTTTTTGAGCGCTGGAAACTGGGCAGGGCGTTCAGCATCATTCTTACGTTGTTGGTGGTATTGGTTGTTCTTGGAGGCATTTTATCGCTGATATCGGCTCAGTTTGTGCAGTTTGCTGAGCGCATACCGGAAGTAACCGAAAAGCTGAAGACCGTTTCCAATAATGCCATTCAATACCTGGAAGAAACAGCCGGGATTTCCCAGGAAGAACAAAGTGAATACTTGCAGCAGGGCATAAACAACCTCATCGATCAGAGCGGGAATTATGTAAGTTCCATCGTAAGTGCTACCACTAATATATTTACAGTGATGACGCTCATGCCCATCTTCATTTTCTTCATGCTGTACTACCAGGAGATGTATCAAACCTTTTTTCAGAAGCTGTTTGTGTCCAGAAAAGGCGATTATTCCAATGTGGACAATTTATTAGGGCGGGTGCAGAATGTAACTCAAAACTACCTGGTTGGCATGCTCTCGGTGATTGGGATTTTAGCCATTCTAAATACAACCGGACTTTTTATCATCGGGCTGGAGCATGCACTGTTCTTTGGAGTTTTTGCCTCCCTGTTAGCCATCATTCCTTACATCGGGATTATTATCGGAGCATTGCCACCGTTGTTATTTGCCCTGCTGCTTACCGATTCGCTGATCACCCCGGTGTTGGTGGTTGCTGTTTTTGGAACCGTGCAATTTCTTGAAGGTAACTTTATCACTCCCCGTATTGTCGGCTCTAAAGTATCTATCAATCCGTTTGTAGCTATGATTGCCTTGATTATTGGCGGCGAGTTATGGGGAATCTCCGGGATGATTTTGTTCGTACCGTTAATCGGTATTCTGAAAGTGATTTTTGATCAAATACCGGAAATGAAACCCTATGGATACTTATTGGGTAATTCTGTTAACTATGAAGATTAG
- a CDS encoding CHASE2 domain-containing protein, which produces MKKGRKLSKVALVSLVYAAVICSLFILQYAGFFNPIEDSLLDQKFRSFERDVPKDRVSLAMIDQKSLDTFAKEHGIYWPWPREVYGTVHNYLMAKQARLVVYDVLFDQPDFDRNGLSGARSDLYLEQMFGTYQNSVLSAQTIESEDGYNRSDLSRFTYPLALEDSSELYSVHNVPIPRFLNTAHKIGSVAIPTENESIIRRVPMFFNISGDRALPSLGVAAYLGYQRGQVSVERTGRSLLLDSLKVPLQPDGKYLINWYKKGGSEDGTFRNYSFYGLFKAGLEFRQTGDPKADSLIELKDKIVFVGANAAGLSDIKSTPMSPIEPFPGVEIHAAVTNNLLESDFITTVSPFTKNILILIFTAVLLILIFWTPSKVNISFSAVLMGAIIIAGLILFSVYRVWFPTAEIFLSSLLMIIVGYTTKYVSEDAQKRAIRSAFDLYLQKELVEQIIEQPELLKLGGEKKELTVLFSDLAGFTSISEDTPPEELVTFLNEYLSEMTDIVFRNKGTLDKYIGDAIMAFWGAPVPEEDHAYYACKCALEMEEKLAELQAKWTGEGLPAPHVRYGLNSGPMVVGNMGSKDRFSYTVLGDNVNLGARLEPANKDFGTRILISQSTREQVKDRLLTREVALMKAKGKTKPIRIFELICEKGTEESSKWESFVELFHGALNHYYNREWEAAEVKFEKALELKDGDMLCRIYSKNIEVFKKNPPGDNWEGSYQQTNK; this is translated from the coding sequence ATGAAAAAAGGAAGAAAACTTAGTAAAGTAGCTCTCGTGAGCTTGGTGTACGCCGCCGTAATCTGCTCACTTTTTATTCTGCAATATGCGGGCTTTTTCAACCCTATTGAGGACTCCCTGCTCGATCAAAAATTCCGTTCTTTCGAGCGGGATGTTCCCAAAGACCGGGTTTCACTGGCTATGATTGACCAAAAAAGCCTGGATACCTTCGCTAAAGAACATGGCATCTACTGGCCCTGGCCCCGTGAAGTGTATGGAACCGTCCACAATTATCTGATGGCCAAACAAGCACGGCTGGTTGTTTATGATGTGCTTTTCGATCAACCCGACTTTGACCGAAACGGCCTTTCCGGTGCGCGGAGTGACCTGTACCTGGAGCAAATGTTTGGCACTTATCAAAACTCTGTCCTGTCTGCACAAACCATTGAAAGTGAAGATGGATATAACCGATCAGACTTGTCCCGCTTTACCTACCCGCTTGCTTTGGAAGACAGTTCGGAGCTCTATTCCGTACATAATGTTCCGATCCCGCGGTTTCTGAATACCGCCCATAAAATTGGATCTGTTGCCATCCCAACTGAAAATGAGTCCATCATTCGCAGGGTGCCTATGTTTTTTAATATTTCCGGGGACCGTGCTCTTCCCTCTCTGGGAGTGGCCGCTTATCTCGGGTATCAACGAGGACAGGTTTCGGTTGAAAGAACCGGCCGTTCGCTTTTACTTGACTCGCTAAAGGTTCCGCTTCAACCCGATGGTAAGTATCTGATTAACTGGTACAAGAAAGGAGGAAGTGAAGACGGTACATTCCGAAACTATTCTTTTTACGGATTGTTTAAAGCCGGGCTCGAATTTCGGCAGACCGGCGACCCCAAAGCTGATTCTTTAATAGAGCTAAAAGACAAAATTGTATTTGTCGGTGCCAATGCTGCCGGATTATCCGATATCAAGTCAACCCCCATGAGCCCGATTGAACCTTTTCCGGGTGTAGAAATTCATGCCGCTGTTACCAACAACCTTCTGGAAAGTGACTTCATAACCACGGTTTCTCCTTTTACCAAAAACATCCTCATTCTCATTTTCACAGCCGTCCTTCTGATCCTGATTTTCTGGACGCCTTCAAAAGTGAACATTTCTTTTTCTGCTGTATTGATGGGAGCAATCATTATTGCCGGATTAATTCTCTTCAGTGTGTACCGGGTTTGGTTTCCTACAGCTGAAATATTCCTTTCCTCGTTGTTGATGATTATCGTAGGATACACAACCAAATATGTAAGTGAGGATGCCCAGAAGCGTGCCATTCGCAGTGCCTTTGACCTTTACCTTCAAAAAGAACTTGTTGAACAAATAATTGAGCAGCCTGAACTGCTTAAATTAGGCGGGGAGAAAAAAGAACTTACTGTTTTATTCAGCGATTTAGCTGGATTCACTTCGATTTCTGAAGATACCCCTCCCGAAGAGCTGGTTACCTTCCTGAATGAGTATTTAAGTGAAATGACCGATATCGTTTTTAGAAACAAAGGCACGCTGGATAAATATATTGGCGATGCCATCATGGCTTTTTGGGGAGCTCCGGTTCCGGAAGAAGATCACGCTTACTACGCCTGTAAATGTGCCCTGGAGATGGAAGAAAAACTGGCCGAATTACAGGCAAAATGGACGGGTGAAGGGTTACCTGCTCCCCATGTGCGCTATGGTTTAAATTCCGGGCCTATGGTTGTGGGAAATATGGGCTCCAAAGACCGGTTCAGCTATACGGTTTTAGGTGATAATGTGAACCTTGGCGCCCGCCTCGAACCTGCCAACAAGGATTTTGGCACCCGGATTTTAATTTCACAATCAACCCGAGAACAGGTAAAAGACCGCCTTTTGACGCGTGAAGTCGCCCTAATGAAGGCAAAGGGTAAAACAAAACCCATCCGGATTTTTGAACTTATTTGCGAAAAAGGTACAGAAGAGTCCTCAAAATGGGAATCGTTTGTAGAGCTTTTCCATGGTGCGTTAAATCATTATTATAATCGTGAATGGGAAGCGGCAGAAGTTAAGTTCGAAAAAGCACTGGAGCTTAAAGACGGGGACATGCTCTGCCGAATTTATTCAAAAAATATCGAGGTATTTAAAAAGAATCCGCCCGGCGACAACTGGGAGGGTAGCTATCAACAAACAAATAAATGA